The Microbacterium sp. LWH7-1.2 genome window below encodes:
- a CDS encoding 1,4-dihydroxy-2-naphthoyl-CoA synthase produces the protein MSVSELFDDSEWQQAPGQPDGGYTDITAHVSKDGRIARIAFDRPEVRNAFRPHTVDELYRALDIARQDPRVGVVLLTGNGPSPKDGGWAFCSGGDQRIRGRDGYKYSEDETAVPADAQARAGRLHILEVQRLIRFMPKVVIAVIPGWAAGGGHSLHVVCDLSIASAEHGRFKQTDADVGSFDAGYGSAYFARQIGQKFAREVFFLAEEYSAQRAYEMGAVNRVVPHADLEREAVAMARTILTKSPTAIRMLKFAFNAVDDGMVGQQVFAGEATRLAYGTDEAVEGRDSFLEKRDPDWSPYPWHF, from the coding sequence CGACAGCGAATGGCAGCAGGCACCCGGCCAGCCGGACGGCGGCTACACCGACATCACCGCCCACGTCTCGAAGGACGGCCGCATCGCGCGCATCGCGTTCGACCGGCCGGAGGTGCGCAACGCCTTCCGCCCGCACACCGTCGACGAGCTCTACCGCGCCCTCGACATCGCCCGCCAGGACCCGCGCGTCGGTGTCGTGCTGCTCACGGGCAACGGACCGAGCCCGAAAGACGGCGGCTGGGCGTTCTGCTCTGGCGGCGACCAGCGCATCCGCGGGCGCGACGGCTACAAGTACTCCGAGGACGAGACTGCCGTCCCCGCCGACGCGCAGGCCCGCGCCGGCCGGCTGCACATCCTCGAGGTGCAGCGACTCATCCGGTTCATGCCCAAGGTCGTGATCGCCGTGATCCCCGGCTGGGCGGCCGGCGGCGGGCACTCGCTGCACGTCGTGTGCGACCTCTCGATCGCCTCCGCCGAGCACGGCCGGTTCAAGCAGACCGACGCCGACGTCGGGAGCTTCGACGCCGGATACGGCTCGGCGTATTTCGCCCGGCAGATCGGGCAGAAGTTCGCGCGCGAGGTCTTCTTCCTCGCCGAGGAGTACTCCGCGCAGCGCGCGTACGAGATGGGCGCCGTCAACCGCGTGGTGCCGCACGCCGACCTCGAGCGCGAGGCCGTCGCGATGGCCCGCACCATCCTCACCAAGTCGCCGACCGCGATCCGGATGCTCAAGTTCGCCTTCAACGCCGTCGACGACGGCATGGTCGGGCAGCAGGTGTTCGCGGGCGAGGCCACGCGCCTCGCGTACGGCACCGACGAGGCGGTCGAGGGCCGCGACTCGTTCCTCGAGAAGCGCGACCCCGACTGGTCGCCGTACCCCTGGCACTTCTGA